The following nucleotide sequence is from Candidatus Thermokryptus mobilis.
GAGAACCTTTGCAACTGCCTTGTACAATTGTGGCGGTATTTCCTCGTCAACATCAACTATTTTGAAAAGCATTTGAGCTAAAGGTTTATCTTCAACGATTGGAACATTGTTTTTCCGTGCTATTTCTTTTATTCGCTCTGCTATAAGGTTTATCCCCTTAGCAACTACTTTCGGCGCTTTCATCTTTTTCGGTTCATACTTCAAAGCTACCGCTATATGTGTTGGGTTTGTGATCACAACATCCGCCCTCGCAACATTGTGCATCATCCTCATCCTTACAATTTCCCTCTGTTTTCTTCTAATCCTCGCCTTGACAAGCGGATCACCTTCAAGCTCCTTCAATTCCTCCTTCACTTCCTGCCTCGTCATCCTTAACTCCTTTTCATATTCCCATCTTTGAAAAGAAAAATCAAATATAGCCAAGACCAAATAAATAACCGCCGTCTTCAATAACAATGAAAAACCAGACCTAACGATAAAATCAGCTATCCCTTTGATCTCGGAATCAATGAGAACCACAACATCATCAATCATACCTTTCAAAGTCAAAAACGCAACAAAACCAACGACGCCTACCTTGAAAAATCCCTTGACCAATTCAAAAAAACTTCTTCTTGAAAACAAAATTTTCTTTATCCCGCTTGCTGGGTTTAATCTCTCAAAATCAAACTTCAACGGCTCAAAGGTGAAAACGAAACCAGTTTGTGCTAGATTTACCCCAACCCCAACAACTGAAAGAAGAAGTAAAAAAGGAAGAAAATTCAGCCCGAGAAATGAAATCATATAAGTTGCATATCCCTGGAGATTTGCTTTGGAAATTTCAATTGAATGTAAGTTTGAAAGAATAAACACAGCAAAATTTGAAATTTTAACCCAAACATGCTTACCACCGAAATACAGGATAATTAAAGAAACGGACAAAACTATCGCAGAGTTAAACTCATAGCTTTTTGCGACCTTTCCCTTCTTCCTTGCGTCTTCCCTTCGCTTTGGCGTAGCTTGTTCAGTCCGCTCCTGAAATTCCTCAGCCATAACTTAGACACGAATTAATTTTAAAAGTTCAATCAAATCACCCTCAAAAACATTCAAAACTTTTTTAAAAATTGCAACGAACAGTGGCATTGTAATTATCAAAGCTATAAATCCAACAGCGATTTTAACTGAAAAAGCAAACATGAAGATGTTCATTTGTGGGAAAACCCTTGATAGAATCCCTATTGCTATGTCAGTCAAAAACAATGCAACTAAAATCGGCGCGCTTATCTTAATAGCGGTTATAAAGACAAAAGATATGAACTTAACACCCCATTCAACCAATCCACCAGTTATGCCAAAAGAAGAAATGGGGACAATTTCAAAACTTGCGGATAAAGAACGAAGCAAAATGTGATGCCCATTTAACATAAGAAAAAGTGAAAGCGAAAGGTAATGCTTAAACTGACTTAAAGTTGGAACTGGCTCCGAATGCTCCGGGTCAAACGCTGTGGATGTGGAAAACCCAATGTCAAACCCAATCAAATGTCCAGCGAATTGCACAGCGTAAAATATTCCCCAACAGGAAAAACCCATTATGAGCCCAACTATCACCTCCTTTAAGATCAAGATAAAAAAACCAAGGAACTCAAAAGATAGATTTAAATTGACATCAATCGTCAGAAGAAAGATATAACTCAAAAAAATGCTGACCCAAAATTTGAGCTGGAATGGGACAACGGAATGCCCCAATACGGGGGAGGTTGAGATGAAACTCAATGTGCGGACTAAAATCAAAATGAAAACATAAAAAGTTGAGAGATATAATTCCATCGCTTTTATCTTGTTATGTTTGGTATCTGATTAAAAATTTCACGCGCAAAGCTAACGAAGACATCAATTATCCAAGGCAAAGCGATGACAAGAACAATTGCTATGACGATAAGTTTCGGGACAAATGTCAGTGTCATTTCATTTATTGAGGTAGCGGACTGAAAAATTGATATGATAAGTCCAACTATTGCTGACGCTATCAAAATCGGCGCGGAGACCAGAAAAGCGGTGAAAAACGCTTCCCTCGCAAGATGAATTATGAATTGTTCGGTCATAAATTTCCATTTTAATTTTCTTAGTGAAAACTTTTAACGAGCGATTCAACAACTAGATGCCACCCATCAATCAAAATGAAAAGCAAAATTTTAAACGGAAGAGAGATCATAACTGGCGGAAGCATAATCATCCCCATTGACATTAAAACGCTTGCGACTATTAAGTCAATCATCAAAAACGGGACATAAATCAAAAACCCAATTTGAAATGCTATTTTTAATTCGCTAATTGCGAAGGCGGGTATCAATACATGTGTTGGGATTTCATCTCTGTTTTGTGGCTTTGGTAATTTTGAAAGTGAAACAAAAAGTGCGAGGTCATCTTCACTGACTTGCTTGAACATAAACTCCCGCAATGGTTTTATCGCCCTTTCATAAGCTTGAGCTTGGTTTATCTCCTTACGAAGGTATGGCTGAATTGCATCCGCATTAATCCTCTCCCATACGGGGGACATTATAAAAAATGTCAAGAAAAGCGAAAGCCCAACGAGAACCTGACTTGGTGGCATTTGTTGAACTCCAAGTGCCTGCTTTAAAAAGTGAAAGACGACAATTATCCTTGTAAACGATGTCGTCAAAATTATTATCGCTGGAGCAAGTGAAAGAACGGTCATCAATAAGAGAATTTGTAAAGTCAAGGCGACATCCTCTGGCTTCTGCGATTTACCAACCTCAATGTTTACTTTAGGTATTGCAAGCGGTACATCTGTATTTGAGTTTTGTGCGCTTAAAAAAGCCAAAGGAAAGAACAAAAGAAAAATCAAAAAACGCATTTTCAAAAAGCACCTCCCTGCTTTATTTCCAATTCATCAAGGATACGAATCATCTCCGGGTCGCTTATCTCGGATAAAATTGAAATGGAATTTTCAGCTACGCCGAGGATTAAAACTTTGTTCAAAATTTTGACAATATAAATTGACTTCTTCGGTTGAATTTGCAACCGAGCGTAAATTTTCATGCTCAAAGACGAGGGATTTGGAATTTTCAGGTAAAATTTCCTCAACACATATAAAAAGCCGAACATCAAAATCACGACAACGCTAAAAGAAAAAATCGTTTTTATGACAAGTGAAATCATTTCACTTCTTCAAATTTTTTATCCTTTCGTCAACCGCCACAAGATTTGTAATTCTGATGCCAAAATGTTTATCAATCACAACAACTTCACCTTCAGCTATCTTCTTGCCATTTACGAGCACATCTACCGGCTCACTTGCGAGTTTATCAAGTTCAATTATTGAGCCACGATCAAGCTCAAGTATATCTTTTATAAACATCGTCGTCCGCCCAAGCTCAATTGAAACAGGCAAAAGAACATCAAGCAAAATCTCAAGCCGATTGTTCACAACTTTTTCATCGCCCGTTCTTTCGGTTTGAGTATTTTCAAGATTTTGAAACTCTACGTTTTGAACTTCCATCTTCCCTGTCTCCTTCTCCATTGCACTACTCCTCATTGTTTGAAATTCTTGTCACCTTTACTGCTTTTTTCCCATTGAAAACCCCAGGTTTACCATAAAGTTTTAGTTTCCCGGCAATGAAAATTTTAACTTCAGAATCAACCCCTGTGTTAAGAAGGATTACATCACCAACATTTAAATTCAAAATTTCCTCAATGCTTATCTCTACTTGACCAAGTTCAACTGATACTGGAATCTTGGTCGTCTTTATCCTTTCAGCGATGTATTTTGAATATTCCTCAGGCGTTTGCCTTCTAACCCCCATAAATTTTTGAAGCGTCATCTTGGTGAGCGAGTCCTCAATCACAAAAACAGGATAACACATGCTCATTCTGAAGCTTTTATCCGCAAGCGAAACAATAAACGAAATCACAAGCACGATCTCACTTGCCGGGGCGATTTGAACTATATCCGGGTCACTTTCATACTTTGAAATTTTGAATTTGTATGTGTCAACCACGCTCCATGCTTTTTCAAGCTCTGTGCAAGAACGCTCAATTATACCGCGAATTAAACTTTGTTCAATTTGTGTTAAAGCCCTTGTCATTTTTTTCTTTCCTTCAAAAGCGCTATCCCCACTCCCCCCAAGCAACCTTTCTATCAAGACGAAACCAAGTTCAATCCCCAGCTCAAAAATTATATCTCCCTTGCCTTCGCCAGCACTTAAAATAAAAATAACGCTGGGCTTTTCTATTGAAAGGATATATTCAGAATAAAAAAGTTGATCAATGTTTTCAACTTGAATTGTCACTGGCGTTTGAAGTCGGCTCGTCAAATGATAGCCAAGCATCTCCGCAAAACTTTGATGAATCGTTTGGATCGTCCTTATTTGGTTTTTTGAAACCCTACTCGGGCGACGAAACTCATACGGCACCACTTCCTTCTGCTCACGCTTTGAAATTATCTCCCCGGGCGACTTACCCGCGGTTAAACCCGCAAGTAAACTGTCTATTTCCTGCTGAGATAAAATCTCTGGCATCGGAGAAACTAACTTTTATTGAATTATAAACTTACTGAAATAAACATTTTGAACTCTCCCCTGAGTTAAAATCTCATCAACCTTTTTAGCTATCTCCCGCCTTAAATCTTTCCTCTTCGTCACATCGCTTAACTCTTCAAGCGTCTTGCTTGACAGGACATTTATCAATATGTCATTCACTATGACCTCTTTACTTTGAATTTCAGCAAATGCCTTTTCATTCGTCACCTCTATCCCAACGCTTGTGAGCAAATACCTTAATCCACCCGTCCCTGCAGGGTTCACAATTAAATCTTTGACGACGAAAAGAAACTCCGGATGTGAAATCACATATTCCGATTCGTTTATTTTATACTCATCCCCAATTTTTTTATCCACCGCTTGTGTTTTAATTTTCCCGTCATCGCTCGGCGGATTTGTCTTTGAGTTCAGATCAAGAACAAGAAGATAGGCGATCACAATTTGAAGCAAAACAATAGGTATAGCAACGAAAAAAATAGTTTTTTTACCGCTTTTCTGCGAAGCTGTTTGATCTTGCGGAGTTTGAACCTGTTGCGCTTGAACCTTTTCTGGCATATGACAAATTTTTTATTTTGAAACTCACAAAATAAAATCAAACCCCGTGCCATTTTAAAACCCCATTTAAAAACGATAAAAAATAAAGCCAGGGATGAAACCCTGGCTGATATTAACCAATTGGTTGAGATTATCACCACAAGGAAGATTTAAATCTTTAATCACCAAGGAAAATATACCCTTTAGACGTGAAAATCATAATTCTCAATCTTCAAACTTTCGCACCCTGGCGAAATTTTTTATGCTTATGTTAAAATACACTTTAAATGAAAATCCCGACATTGAAACAGGCGAACCAAATCTAACTTTCCATCTCTTCTCGTCATCCCCAACCTTCTTCAAAAATGTCCATTCATCTATTTTCTCTGAAATTAAATACAAACCCTTAACACCGATATTCAAATCAGGATTTATCACAAACTCAATCCCAGTGCCCACTCCCCCTTGCAATAACCATTTCCTAAGACTTAACGCATACTCAATTGTATCCCTATTACTGCTTTCCTTCGCGCTGAACTTAAAATTCGCCACCCCAACTCTACTTTCAAACGCAACCGAAAGACGCCTGAAATAAATCTTCTTCATCAATCCGATTGAAAAATTACCATAAAGACCGCTCTTAACATCATTCCCAAAGAAATTGACATCAAGCGGGAGCACACCAACATTTGCGGATAAAATAAACCAAAGCTGGCTTTTGTTGATCGCTTTCCCAAAGTTTACATTTATATCAAAATGTCCCGCATATGCAAAAGGAGAAACCTTTTTTATTTTAACCGTATCCATCACGCCAGCGGATAGTGGGAAATTGTAAAAATCAACCGAACTTACCTTCACAGGGAAAGCACTCAAACCAAAAACAAAATCAAATGGAAATCTCGGTCTTTCTTCAGCCAACATTCCTTTCTGGATTACACCAGAACCGAAAATTGAACCAATTATTATCTGGGCACTGCTATATTCCTTCTTGTATCTATTATCTGCGACATTGCTCACACGAACGAATCCAACATTTCTCTTTTTAATCTCCCCAGTTATTGTCTCAACAAATTCGTAAATATCAAAACCATCATCAATCAAGACCCCCTCTCTTTTACCAAGATCAAACTTTACACTATTAAAACTCGCTTCAACCACCGGAGCTGAAAGTTTAAAAATTTCCCTCAAAGCCATATCAAAGCTACTCACAAGCCCAGGCACTGCAAACATAAAAGCAGAATCCTGGGGTGAAATGTTTCCTTTGTAATCCACAACTGAAACAAAAGCATTACTTGGGCTCTTTGCTCTCACCTCATACGAAAAGATGATTGAATATTGATTATTTTCAAACTTGACCCTGTAAATCGCCATCCCTCCATTAATCGTTGCCCTTACACCGGGGATGCGAACTTCCCTGCCTTTCTTTTTCTCAACTATGGTATCTCTGACAACCCTTGCCATATCAATAAATGGAATGACTATGTAGCCAGAGTTCATAACCCTCTCAATTTTCCGAGCATCAATCCCAAATGTCTTCGCCTTGGTTGAGATAAATCTTTCCCTGTCTGCCTCACTAACAAGGGAAAGCGCCTTCATCTCTTTGTTTATGTCAAGTATCCTGACAATCTCCGGCACAATATAAACTTGAACATCGGAAGAAAGCTCATTAAGAGATGAGTATGCTTTCTCACTCACGACTTGTTTAAATTTTGAAACCGTCGTCTCGGGTAACGATTCCCAATAAAACCTCGGAAGGTTAATTTGAGTTGATATAAGTTCAGCCAATCGTTTCCTAATTAAATCACTTGGATTCACAACGATATCTTTTGAAACTATCGCTGAATAATCCAAAAACGAGATGGTTTTCTTAAAATATTTTGAAAATTCCTGTCCAGCACCCTGTTGTGAGATCGCTTGGATATGATTTAATAAAAGCAGAAATAAAACAAACAGGCGCATCGTATAAAACCTAAATTAATGATTTAATCTACTTTCACAACAATTTTGAGCTTTTGTCCTGGAAATATAAGGTCTGGATTTTTAATCACGTTCTTATTCAATCTGTATATCAATTTCCATTTTCCAAATTCACCATAAATGTTCTTTGAAATTCGGTAAAGATAATCACCAGGTTTGACTATATAATCCACTAATTGGCTTTCCCTGTGATTAACCTTTAACACATATTTCTCAAAATCAAAATACGGGTCTCTTTCCTTATTATGGCATCTGATACAAATCTCAGAACTAACGGGTTCAACGGTGTTTTCGTAATCCCCATTTAAATGCTCTGGTTTAACGAAATGACATTCAACACAACCAACATTGAGCAACTCCTTTTTATAGGGTTTCCTTGTAAATCCATCCGGGCGACAGTAACCAGTTGTATGACAAGATAAACATTCAGGGTCATTAACCCTTCCATCCTCAATTATAGTTTTAAATGCATTTGCATGCCTTGTGAACATCCACTTATAACCTACTTCTTCATGACAATCCATACAAGTTGAACTGCTCACAACAATATATTTATCAGGTATTGGATTTGAATAAAGGCAAGTATCCTTAAACCCCAAAGCGACAAACCTTTGATAAGCATTTAAAATGCTTCTAATTTTTGGATCCCCCTTGATGTCTTTTAAGAGTGGTATCAAACGGCCAGAATAGCTAACAATTTCTTTATCTTTTAAATTAATTTTAAGTTTAAGGTAGCCAACATATTCACCGTTTCCACCTGGGTGAGATATTATACATTTATTTACAACTTCTGGCTCCATTAAAAGGGTTTGAGAATGTGCCCCTATTATAATGTCTATCTCTGGAAATTTCTCGGCTATATCAACATCTCTAATATACCCAAGATGAGAAAGAAGTATTATAATATCTGACTTTTCTTTCAAGATCGGTATTATGTTTTTCAAAGCTTGAGTATAATCAAGCACCTTTATGTGTTCAACTTTCTCTGGTGGCATAATAGCGAAAGGGTCTTCATTAGCAACGCTTATTATACCAAATTTTACTCCACCGATATTTTTTATCGCATATTTTTTCGAAACCGGTCTCCCATCTTTATATTCAATGTTTGTAGAGATAAGCTTATCCTTAAGATTTTTCTTTATCTCTTCAAAAAAATCAATTCCGTTAGAAAACTCCTGATCGCCTATTCCTATAAAATCATAAGGCAGAATTTTATAAGCCGAAAGGACAAATCTATCTTTTTCTATGAATCCTATTGATGAAAAAATATCTCCTGCGTCAAGAATAAGGGAAAGATTGTTGGTCTGCGCTTTGAGATTTTTTATCACGGAATATCGTTTATCAAGCCCTCCAATAGGATTACCAGGGCATCCACAATTTTCAAGAATTCCATTGGTATTAGAGGTGTAAATTATCCCTATCTCTATATTTTGGGATTTATCCTCACTAATTGGAACAGCTTCAAAAAAGTTCAAGAACAGTGTAACAAAAATTATAATACCAAATTTTAATAAACGCATACACCATTAAAATTTATTTTTCAAGGATGAAAACGATTTCCCCATCTCCTTCAAAGGGTAAAACTCTAAGAATCGGATTTTGCCGCGATTGAGTTTCGCTAACAACGCGTTCCTCAACATAAGTGAAAATTTCGTGTATAGTTATAATCCCATCATTATTCATATCAGCTCCACCCTGTAGGGCTTTGATGAGATAGTAAGTGAAAACGCTGTGGCCCCACAAGTCGCTTTCATACACCTGCTCATTTTTTTGCCCTGCTGCGAGAAGTTGCCTGCCCCTATCCTTTGCTTTCTTTTTAACATACTCAAGCGTCGTCTCACTTAACGGTACAGATCTTGATGTAAGCCAACCAGCAAGCCCACCATAACAAGCGTCAATGATAAATAACATATGCTTCGCCGGTGAAAGCTTTGCGAGGTTATTTACCTCTGTCATAGAAATGCAAGTTGTGTACTTTGATTCAAGGTTTCCATCAACAGGAACCAAATATCCCATTTCTCCCCCTGCCGGCAATGGCTCAGTTACACCATGACCAGCAAAGAACACGACAACCCTATCGTTAGGTCCTATCTTCTTAGGTAACTCGTCCCCAAGAACTCTGATTATTGATTGTTTTGTCGCATTCCTATTATAGATCTCTATAACTTTATCAGGTTCAAAACCAAGATGGCTAATCAAAACCTCCTTAAGACCTTTTGCATCCTTTACAGCATATTTCAACTTCGTAACATTCAAGTAATCATCAATCCCAATTAAAACAGCCCAACTATTTTCATAAAAATCCTTGCTTGATACAAATTTTTGTTTTGGCTTAACATAATTGACATTTATCAGAATGGAAGTATCGGCTGATTCATTATACGCTATTATCCTTATTTTATTCTCCCCCGGAACAAGATTTATACTCTGTTTGAACTCAACCTTATTTGAGACTTCTTTCTCATCTGTTACTTTAAGACCAATTCCTCTCATAAGTTGATTGTTCACTATCACCATTACTGCGGGCTGAACCTTTTCATCCTCAGCTATAAAATGAAGCTCTATCTTATCATCAGTTACCGTTGTCTCCTTTGGGGAAAGGATTGTAACAGTTGGCGGGTTCCTTCTAGGTATATACAAAATATCAACTGAGCTAGTTTGAATGTTTGCCCCATCATCAGCTACTATAGTGATTTTATTTATCCCCTTAAGCAACCTAACTGTGTCCTCAAAAATGATTGTTTTATCATCAACGCGTTTCAATTTTGGATTTTCAACCCTGATATTTCTTATATAAACATTCACATTTTCAACTTTTTTATCATCACTAATAAAAGCTCTAACAACGGCGGTTTCCTCATTTGTTTCCCTTGATACCGGGGATGAGAACTCAACTTTAGGCGGAATGTTATCTATAGCAAAAACTTTCGCTTCAGGCACATTTACAGTTAAAACCCTTGTTACAGCATTATTAAAGTTATCAATGGCAACTATTTTTATTTGATTTATTCCTGGCTTTAAAGTCCAGCGATATAAAAATTTTACGGAATTTTTCCCAACTGATTGTTCGGTTTTTTCTGCAACGCTCATCTCAATAAAGGGAACATGGATATTATCTATTGAAATTGATTTAACAGCATAATTACTATTAACTATACCTATTATGTCCAATGTATCAACAGGGACGCTAATAATTAAAGAATCTGATCCTACGAAATACGATGGGGATAAAATTTTTATCTTAGGTTTTGATGCAACAAACATCGGTTCAAACTCCCTTGTTACGTTAAGTATCATGGTTGTCGTTACATTAGAGATATCAACAACCTTAATTTCAACCCGATTATTTTTATGGGGAAGATCAACCTCCCCAACAAATTTATAACAAGGTCCTTTAAGTTTAAACATCTGAATATCCAAGGATGTAACATTAACGATATTTGCTGGCTCTGAATTTATCAGAACCGCTTTTAACTCCCTATAACTTGAAACCAAACCCTCAATTTTCATTGATAATTCTGTCCCCTTAAATGTGAAATTGAACTCATTTACTCTTGAATCTTCATCTAAAATAAATGTCTTTGGATAGGTTATCTGAATACCAGGTTTTGGAACATTTGGCCAACTCCCGATGACATATTGCCAACTGCCTGATACCCTTTTGCCATTTCTGAATACTATTGGGTTCTGTGCAGACCCTGCCATTGACACATTTTGATTATAGTCAACGGCAACAATGTAATAAGCAATTTCAGATGGATTATCAACATTTATATAATCACCGAAGGATTGAGATGAAAAATTTCTTAGCTGTCGCATTTTAAATTCCTTATCCCTTAAACTTTTATAATAAATTAACACCCTTGAAATCCCAACATTATCGTCAGCAATTACTACTATAGGATAGCCCAAACCCTGTTTATATATGGCAAATTCGGGAGGAAAATGAAGAAGAAAAGGTGAAACATTGTCTGATTCTCTCCTAGATGTAAAAAATGGCATCGGTGTAACTGGCACAATTACAAATGGTGATTCTGGCGTCGGGAGATATGAGATATTATTATATTTATCAATAGCGCTGATATAGTAATATAACTTTGAAGAGCTGGTGAATGCGTTCGCAGGGAAACGAAAAACATATTTACTCTCACCAATTTTTATCCCTTCAAAGATTGAGAATTTTCCCGAATATTCATCCTTTATAAATAACTGAACCCTTTGAACCCCACTCTCATCTTTTACATCAACCTCAATCTCAAATCCAACACTTGGATTATATTGTTTTACAGGCGTATGAACAATTGTAGGACCAACTATATCTGCAAATTCAATCTTAACAGTAAATGGTTTCGCCTCAGAGCCAAATGAAGATGTATTTCCAGCAAGGTCAGTTGCTAATATATAATAATAAAAGAAACTTGAACCCCTTTTGATATCCGAAGGTATCTCACCCGCATAAGCCGAACCACCCTGAAAGGTTAACTCTAATTTGGAATATCCCACATCTGTAGGTTTTTTATACATTGCAAAAACTTTATCAACTCTGACATTATCGTTCACGATGCATCTTATAAAAGTTCGCTCGTTGACATTCGTGCTTGAAATTGGTACATGTTGGATTTCAGGTGGGGTCTCATCGGGCAATATAGATATTATAAAAGGTTTACCCTTTATATCTGACTTTATGGTCTCCTGATTTTTCGAGTCAACTGCCTTTACAAGATACTCCACCGCATCTGACAGGATATCAGAAGCAGGTATAACCGCAAGGAATTTATCCCTTTCCGTTCGTTTCATTTCTATTGTTTTAAATGAACTTTCACCTTTGTTCCTGTAGAGAACTACAGCCTTTAAAAGTTCAACATCATCAATTATATGCGCGCTTATTTCTATATCTCTACCTGAGACAGACGCTCGGACCGGGGAATGAAAAACCGATGGCGGTTCATCAACTTTTTCATACGCTTTTGCAAAAATAGCTTTATCCCCTCTCTCAAATGGCAAAATTCGTGAGGTAATTATCGCTTTTGCACCTGTTTGCTGAACATCTATAATCTGTATTTCACCAACCTCCTTTTTATCAGCATATATTATTTTCCCCCTCTCATCAAGTTGAACATTTAACCATCTTTCAACTTTAAATTTCATCCCCTTTTCAATCCCAAGGTCAGCCCCTGCATCAATAAAGACAACATCATCCTCCCCAATAGCTATTATGGTTGGTTGGATTATTATTTTGG
It contains:
- a CDS encoding caspase family protein gives rise to the protein MALFDVRAVNTSQVYADKLYSELRAALVQSKKLAIVTGRKEDLIKKIEEWKKSGCTEVECMANAGSELGVDKVISAELREMPGGYYEVDVFVVDVLSQEIEFAISSLKEEKVAKFNELARKIVDAIESKIIIQPTIIAIGEDDVVFIDAGADLGIEKGMKFKVERWLNVQLDERGKIIYADKKEVGEIQIIDVQQTGAKAIITSRILPFERGDKAIFAKAYEKVDEPPSVFHSPVRASVSGRDIEISAHIIDDVELLKAVVLYRNKGESSFKTIEMKRTERDKFLAVIPASDILSDAVEYLVKAVDSKNQETIKSDIKGKPFIISILPDETPPEIQHVPISSTNVNERTFIRCIVNDNVRVDKVFAMYKKPTDVGYSKLELTFQGGSAYAGEIPSDIKRGSSFFYYYILATDLAGNTSSFGSEAKPFTVKIEFADIVGPTIVHTPVKQYNPSVGFEIEVDVKDESGVQRVQLFIKDEYSGKFSIFEGIKIGESKYVFRFPANAFTSSSKLYYYISAIDKYNNISYLPTPESPFVIVPVTPMPFFTSRRESDNVSPFLLHFPPEFAIYKQGLGYPIVVIADDNVGISRVLIYYKSLRDKEFKMRQLRNFSSQSFGDYINVDNPSEIAYYIVAVDYNQNVSMAGSAQNPIVFRNGKRVSGSWQYVIGSWPNVPKPGIQITYPKTFILDEDSRVNEFNFTFKGTELSMKIEGLVSSYRELKAVLINSEPANIVNVTSLDIQMFKLKGPCYKFVGEVDLPHKNNRVEIKVVDISNVTTTMILNVTREFEPMFVASKPKIKILSPSYFVGSDSLIISVPVDTLDIIGIVNSNYAVKSISIDNIHVPFIEMSVAEKTEQSVGKNSVKFLYRWTLKPGINQIKIVAIDNFNNAVTRVLTVNVPEAKVFAIDNIPPKVEFSSPVSRETNEETAVVRAFISDDKKVENVNVYIRNIRVENPKLKRVDDKTIIFEDTVRLLKGINKITIVADDGANIQTSSVDILYIPRRNPPTVTILSPKETTVTDDKIELHFIAEDEKVQPAVMVIVNNQLMRGIGLKVTDEKEVSNKVEFKQSINLVPGENKIRIIAYNESADTSILINVNYVKPKQKFVSSKDFYENSWAVLIGIDDYLNVTKLKYAVKDAKGLKEVLISHLGFEPDKVIEIYNRNATKQSIIRVLGDELPKKIGPNDRVVVFFAGHGVTEPLPAGGEMGYLVPVDGNLESKYTTCISMTEVNNLAKLSPAKHMLFIIDACYGGLAGWLTSRSVPLSETTLEYVKKKAKDRGRQLLAAGQKNEQVYESDLWGHSVFTYYLIKALQGGADMNNDGIITIHEIFTYVEERVVSETQSRQNPILRVLPFEGDGEIVFILEK